A single Methanolobus sp. ZRKC5 DNA region contains:
- a CDS encoding helix-turn-helix domain-containing protein gives MGNDEKLINIRNNKEYHCPVEATLDVIGGKWKPLILWQLKELEVIRYNKLQQKLHGVSPRMLTKQLRELEEDGLVNRKMYPEIPPKVEYSLTEFGKTVTPILEALCDWGSEYLGRQCALGPDE, from the coding sequence ATGGGAAACGACGAAAAACTGATCAACATAAGGAATAACAAAGAATATCACTGCCCTGTGGAAGCGACCCTTGATGTAATCGGGGGGAAATGGAAACCTTTGATCCTCTGGCAACTAAAAGAACTTGAGGTCATACGCTATAACAAACTACAGCAGAAACTACATGGAGTTTCCCCAAGGATGCTGACGAAACAGCTAAGGGAGCTTGAAGAGGATGGCCTGGTAAACCGCAAGATGTATCCGGAGATTCCTCCAAAGGTCGAATATTCATTAACGGAATTTGGTAAGACCGTTACTCCTATACTTGAAGCACTTTGTGACTGGGGTAGTGAATACTTGGGAAGACAATGTGCTCTTGGGCCGGATGAATAA
- a CDS encoding adenosylcobalamin-dependent ribonucleoside-diphosphate reductase has product MGITTQCKKLSPIAEDILGKRYYHKGEDWSGLCERVAFVISNGDKELADDFFDVMYNLDFLPNSPTLANAGKEGDRQQLSACFILPVEDDLVEIMGTVKNTAVVHKSGGGTGFDFSSTRPKGSPVSSTNGVASGPLSWMKIINATTEEVKQGGMRRGANMGTLRVDHPDILDFILCKKNDKMMTNFNLSVAVSEVFMDAVEKGDDFELVDPHNSEVVRMDAREVFDIICENAWESGEPGMIFIDTVNSTNPVPHLGAIKSSNPCGEFYFIPFGVCNLGSINLVNMLKPTEDGLYAIDFDRLKKITEIAVTFLDKVIDVNHFPLPEIHDMAHKTRPIGLGVMGLADMLLYMKLPYDSDAGREMVGKVMKFIDNAGWATSNMLGREFGTFPEFQQENLPSQKTPRNCQITTIAPTGTLATFAGVSFGIEPNFNFVYKRKIIDSEFIQVHPLFEKVAKEEGFYSEGLMEILRTTPSLQMRDLTEVPDHVKEYFITAFDVSPEDHVKMQATVQKYVDNAVSKTINLQYDATSKQIGELYMMAWKLGCKGLTVYRDGSRDDQVIVAAKESDADDIKLLEICGDTDFEEADIEEDIAPTQIDIMNPDTLAFAMEGLSPEEKSELLQRVNLFRLDYNTEIDLHPKETVNGRRIKFTTGCGELYCKSFENPIGDGNDAIPWELFMTTVGGGCKAHSAALAITVSLALQGRANIKSLTHHWSKIQCDACKGRDTDGKSCPSIVANYIRSLTKESVTGTTEKTINKPRIAQEVTKVQTSLKGVCPECGEEIRRIDGCRSCSACGWTRCD; this is encoded by the coding sequence ATGGGAATAACAACTCAATGCAAAAAACTTAGCCCCATTGCTGAAGATATCCTCGGTAAAAGGTATTACCATAAAGGGGAGGATTGGAGCGGACTATGTGAAAGAGTCGCATTTGTAATATCAAATGGTGACAAAGAATTAGCAGATGACTTCTTTGATGTAATGTACAACCTTGATTTCTTGCCAAATTCTCCTACATTGGCAAATGCAGGTAAAGAAGGTGACAGACAACAGCTTTCTGCATGTTTCATATTGCCTGTTGAGGATGATCTGGTTGAAATAATGGGAACAGTCAAAAACACCGCTGTTGTTCATAAAAGCGGTGGTGGGACTGGTTTTGATTTCTCTTCAACCAGACCCAAAGGTTCCCCGGTATCATCAACAAATGGTGTTGCATCCGGTCCTCTCAGCTGGATGAAAATCATCAATGCAACTACAGAAGAGGTCAAACAGGGTGGTATGAGACGTGGTGCAAACATGGGTACTCTCCGTGTGGACCATCCGGATATTCTTGACTTCATCCTTTGTAAGAAGAATGACAAGATGATGACAAACTTCAATTTGTCCGTTGCTGTATCTGAAGTTTTCATGGATGCTGTTGAGAAGGGCGATGATTTTGAACTGGTAGATCCTCATAATAGCGAAGTAGTCCGTATGGATGCCCGTGAGGTATTTGATATCATATGCGAGAATGCCTGGGAATCCGGTGAACCCGGAATGATATTCATTGATACGGTAAATTCCACTAATCCTGTTCCTCATCTCGGTGCGATCAAATCATCAAATCCATGTGGTGAGTTCTATTTCATTCCATTCGGTGTATGTAATCTCGGTTCAATAAACCTGGTCAATATGCTGAAACCTACAGAAGATGGACTTTATGCAATTGATTTTGACCGTCTCAAGAAGATCACTGAAATTGCAGTCACATTCCTGGATAAGGTTATTGATGTGAATCATTTCCCATTACCTGAGATCCATGATATGGCACACAAGACCAGACCTATTGGATTAGGTGTCATGGGACTTGCAGACATGTTGTTGTACATGAAATTACCCTATGACAGTGATGCGGGTCGTGAAATGGTTGGGAAGGTCATGAAGTTCATTGATAACGCTGGATGGGCTACATCAAACATGCTTGGTCGTGAATTCGGTACATTCCCTGAGTTCCAGCAAGAAAACCTTCCATCACAGAAGACACCAAGAAATTGTCAGATCACAACAATAGCACCAACAGGTACACTTGCAACATTCGCTGGTGTATCATTTGGAATTGAGCCTAACTTCAATTTCGTGTATAAGAGGAAGATTATTGATAGCGAATTCATTCAAGTCCATCCACTCTTTGAGAAGGTGGCGAAGGAAGAAGGTTTCTATTCTGAAGGACTGATGGAAATACTCAGGACAACTCCATCTCTGCAGATGAGAGATCTGACTGAAGTTCCGGACCATGTGAAGGAATACTTCATCACAGCTTTCGATGTTTCACCTGAAGACCATGTGAAGATGCAAGCTACGGTCCAGAAGTATGTTGACAACGCCGTCTCAAAGACTATAAATCTCCAGTATGACGCTACATCTAAGCAAATTGGAGAATTGTATATGATGGCCTGGAAACTCGGATGTAAGGGTCTTACAGTCTATCGTGATGGCTCCAGGGACGACCAGGTGATCGTTGCTGCAAAAGAGTCAGATGCGGACGATATAAAGCTCCTTGAAATATGCGGAGATACAGATTTTGAAGAAGCTGATATTGAAGAAGATATCGCTCCTACTCAGATCGATATCATGAATCCTGATACACTCGCTTTTGCAATGGAAGGTTTATCTCCTGAAGAGAAGTCTGAGCTTCTTCAGAGAGTAAATCTCTTCAGATTGGATTACAATACAGAAATCGACTTGCATCCAAAGGAAACTGTAAACGGTAGAAGGATAAAGTTCACAACCGGATGTGGTGAATTATATTGCAAATCGTTCGAGAATCCAATAGGGGATGGTAATGATGCAATTCCTTGGGAGCTGTTCATGACCACTGTTGGTGGTGGATGTAAAGCTCATTCTGCTGCACTTGCGATCACTGTGTCACTTGCATTGCAGGGAAGAGCAAATATCAAAAGCCTTACGCATCATTGGAGTAAGATCCAGTGTGATGCATGTAAAGGCCGTGATACTGATGGTAAGTCATGTCCTTCGATCGTGGCCAATTACATCAGATCATTGACCAAAGAGTCGGTTACCGGTACAACAGAAAAGACGATCAACAAACCAAGGATTGCTCAAGAAGTCACTAAAGTACAGACATCATTGAAGGGTGTTTGTCCGGAATGTGGTGAAGAGATAAGGCGCATTGATGGATGTAGAAGTTGTTCAGCATGTGGCTGGACAAGGTGTGATTAA
- a CDS encoding flavodoxin family protein yields MKVVAINGSPRKEGNTAAMLKELTSKLESEGIETETITIGGKKIHGCTACMKCFENKNSKCIFDDDGINECIAKMKEADGIVIGSPTYFADVNTETKALIDRAGFVSIANDQFFSRKVGAAVVAVRRAGAVRAYDTINHLFGITNMFAVGSTYWNIGIGLNPGDVEDDAEGMQTMDNLASNMAWLLKKINSE; encoded by the coding sequence ATGAAAGTAGTCGCTATAAACGGAAGCCCACGTAAAGAGGGGAACACAGCAGCCATGTTGAAAGAACTCACGTCTAAACTCGAATCAGAAGGCATCGAGACCGAAACTATCACCATTGGCGGAAAGAAGATTCATGGCTGTACAGCATGTATGAAATGCTTTGAGAATAAGAACAGCAAATGTATTTTTGATGATGACGGCATCAATGAATGCATCGCGAAAATGAAGGAAGCTGATGGTATAGTGATTGGTTCACCTACTTACTTTGCAGATGTCAACACAGAGACCAAGGCACTCATAGACCGTGCAGGATTCGTGTCTATTGCAAATGATCAATTCTTTTCCAGAAAAGTCGGTGCTGCTGTGGTAGCAGTTCGCAGGGCAGGTGCAGTACGTGCCTATGATACCATCAATCACCTGTTCGGCATTACCAACATGTTCGCCGTGGGTTCAACTTACTGGAACATTGGTATCGGTCTGAACCCCGGCGATGTCGAAGATGACGCTGAGGGTATGCAGACCATGGATAATCTCGCCTCCAACATGGCATGGTTGTTGAAGAAGATTAATTCCGAGTAA
- a CDS encoding DMT family transporter, which yields MDDRKKGILYLLIVAAMWGFSFIATKVLLDYLNPAIIAFARFLIAAILLLAISRERENYTQNEIKYVVLAGFLGITCYYMFENVALTFTTATNSSLIGATIPIFFIMTVDIIRKRLSNPKKYFGAFIALFGVSLLILNGKYNLNLNPLGDFLMFGSVFSWVFYTLIIERMSSRNLLIVSRDLTLAGMVFLLPFVFYEAQTLKIWTFTQNDLLIVLAALIYLGAFCSALGFFYWNKAIHLAGSSTSTTALYLIPFVAIIGDSIIIGNLPNIYVITGAVFVVAGVYFSEHS from the coding sequence ATGGATGATCGAAAAAAAGGAATACTTTACTTACTGATAGTTGCTGCAATGTGGGGTTTTTCTTTCATTGCCACAAAAGTGTTGCTTGATTATCTCAATCCTGCAATCATTGCATTTGCTCGTTTCTTGATTGCGGCCATTCTCCTGTTAGCTATTTCCCGGGAACGAGAAAATTATACCCAAAATGAGATTAAGTATGTAGTACTTGCAGGTTTTCTTGGTATTACCTGTTACTACATGTTTGAAAATGTGGCACTGACATTCACAACAGCTACCAATTCATCACTTATAGGTGCTACTATACCTATTTTTTTCATTATGACTGTCGATATAATCAGAAAGAGGCTATCAAACCCAAAAAAATATTTTGGTGCATTTATTGCTCTTTTTGGAGTAAGTCTGCTGATACTGAATGGGAAATACAATCTTAACCTGAATCCTCTGGGGGATTTCCTTATGTTTGGGTCAGTCTTTTCATGGGTATTTTATACCCTTATCATAGAACGTATGAGTTCAAGGAACTTACTCATTGTTTCCCGGGATCTCACATTAGCAGGTATGGTCTTTCTCCTTCCATTTGTATTCTATGAAGCACAGACCCTAAAGATATGGACATTCACTCAAAATGACCTTCTGATAGTTCTCGCTGCTCTCATTTATCTTGGTGCGTTCTGTTCAGCACTGGGATTTTTCTACTGGAACAAAGCTATACATCTTGCTGGATCATCTACCTCAACTACTGCTCTCTACCTTATTCCATTTGTAGCGATTATAGGGGACAGCATAATAATTGGAAATTTACCAAATATCTATGTAATAACAGGGGCAGTTTTTGTAGTTGCAGGTGTCTACTTTTCTGAACATTCCTGA
- a CDS encoding HD domain-containing protein encodes MKIRELISHHSTSTEKRGNGITIHTINVSEPIETPERFSYLDFLSEEPSRRIWASDQYRTILIEIDGELTAYEHVRLANYRIQLDGLKEKYEEEKVKGLQELADAFTFASDEHKSGVRKSGTPYISHPMDVASILLKENASYELVIAGLLHDIVEDTDVDIATILVKYGQQVADYVDAVTEPEELRQPATGDKTQNWKERKEYTIRNMARANSEIKLLSCADKLANIRDLISDIGIQGEGFWDKFNAPREEQQWYYRSMLEAFATGPQNITETRAYRDFKECVDNLF; translated from the coding sequence ATGAAAATACGTGAGCTTATCAGCCATCATTCCACCAGCACTGAAAAAAGAGGAAACGGGATTACAATCCATACGATCAATGTTTCCGAACCTATAGAAACACCCGAACGATTCAGCTATCTGGATTTCCTGTCCGAGGAACCGTCCAGAAGGATCTGGGCAAGTGACCAATACAGGACGATATTGATAGAGATTGATGGTGAACTAACCGCTTACGAACATGTGAGACTGGCAAACTACAGGATCCAGTTAGATGGTCTCAAGGAAAAATACGAAGAAGAAAAGGTGAAGGGTCTGCAAGAACTTGCTGATGCATTTACGTTCGCCAGCGATGAACACAAAAGCGGTGTAAGGAAGTCAGGTACTCCATACATATCACATCCAATGGATGTAGCATCCATCCTTCTCAAAGAAAATGCGTCATATGAACTTGTTATAGCAGGATTGCTACATGACATCGTTGAAGATACTGACGTTGATATTGCAACAATATTAGTTAAATATGGCCAGCAGGTTGCTGATTACGTGGACGCTGTTACCGAACCTGAAGAGCTAAGACAGCCTGCAACTGGTGACAAGACACAAAACTGGAAAGAACGAAAGGAATACACCATCAGAAATATGGCTAGGGCAAACAGCGAGATAAAACTCCTCTCATGTGCAGACAAGCTCGCCAATATCAGAGACCTTATCAGTGATATAGGGATTCAGGGAGAAGGGTTCTGGGACAAGTTCAATGCACCTAGGGAAGAACAGCAATGGTACTATCGCTCAATGCTTGAAGCATTTGCTACAGGTCCCCAGAACATCACAGAGACCCGTGCTTATCGTGATTTCAAGGAATGTGTGGACAACCTGTTCTGA
- the uppS gene encoding polyprenyl diphosphate synthase, which yields MLRSIPRIVYKGYERLLTQEVQSEDVPRHVAIIMDGNRRYARKLGQISSFGHSRGADVTENVMEWACEIGVEHLTIYAFSTENFNRSDDEKDKLFDLIRIKFDEIVVDERTHERKMRVHAIGDIDKLPEPLRDSIKNVELVTSVYDKFNLNVAIAYGGRQEIVQAVQEIAGKVQAGELEPEDINEDTISGHLYPSNGSALPDVDLVIRTGGDERVSNFLPWQANGNECAAYFCAPFWPEFRKIDFLRSIRIYQARVRERHQHTTTRAAHFLKALGKAEIEEVRHHSKVKN from the coding sequence ATACTAAGAAGTATACCCCGAATAGTATACAAAGGATATGAACGTCTGCTTACGCAGGAAGTTCAAAGTGAAGATGTTCCACGACATGTAGCTATTATTATGGACGGGAACCGCAGGTATGCGCGTAAGCTCGGCCAGATCAGTTCTTTCGGACACAGCAGGGGAGCAGATGTTACTGAGAATGTAATGGAATGGGCCTGTGAGATAGGAGTGGAACACCTTACCATCTACGCTTTTTCAACTGAGAATTTTAACAGGTCTGACGATGAGAAGGATAAACTCTTTGACCTTATCAGAATTAAGTTCGATGAGATAGTCGTCGACGAAAGAACGCATGAAAGAAAGATGAGAGTTCATGCCATTGGAGATATCGATAAATTACCAGAACCGCTCCGCGATTCCATCAAGAATGTTGAACTTGTAACATCAGTGTATGATAAATTCAATCTCAATGTTGCAATAGCATACGGCGGCAGACAGGAAATTGTTCAGGCGGTACAGGAAATTGCTGGCAAGGTCCAGGCCGGAGAACTGGAACCTGAAGATATCAATGAAGATACCATATCCGGGCACCTGTACCCTTCAAATGGCTCAGCACTACCTGATGTGGACCTGGTCATACGCACAGGCGGAGATGAACGAGTATCCAATTTCCTCCCATGGCAGGCTAATGGAAACGAATGTGCAGCATATTTCTGCGCACCATTCTGGCCGGAGTTCCGTAAGATAGATTTCCTTCGCTCCATACGCATCTATCAGGCCCGTGTGAGAGAAAGACACCAGCATACAACTACCCGCGCCGCGCACTTTTTAAAAGCCCTTGGAAAAGCTGAAATTGAAGAAGTAAGGCATCATTCCAAGGTCAAGAACTGA
- a CDS encoding DUF2551 domain-containing protein — translation MFVLETIEERVRERLIKYLSRDDTGIRKVVLKLFLNGGKFTTGDVYEHLHNTDFDVSYRGVSAMVGLMNTRLGILSIDVTGDHNIYLLKEDYRDIVRTVLDNY, via the coding sequence GTGTTTGTACTGGAAACGATTGAAGAGCGAGTAAGAGAAAGACTAATAAAATATCTTAGTCGCGATGATACTGGTATACGAAAAGTAGTACTGAAATTGTTCCTTAATGGTGGAAAGTTCACTACAGGTGACGTGTACGAGCATCTTCATAATACGGATTTTGATGTGAGTTACAGAGGCGTATCCGCAATGGTTGGTCTCATGAATACAAGACTGGGAATCCTGAGTATCGATGTTACCGGAGACCACAATATATACCTGCTAAAGGAAGATTACAGGGATATTGTACGAACCGTCCTCGATAATTACTAA
- a CDS encoding radical SAM protein: MSKLIPGESGSFSSFLSDGCKLCQQGAKMVLFVTGVCPKDCFYCPVSDERRTDDTYANERKVLSDQDVLEEARQMNALGTGITGGEPLLKMDRVIHYIKLLKKEFGAQHHIHMYTSIAPDRKTLNELSQAGLDEIRFHPPVELWGRMDTTSYADSINFAKELEMEAGIEIPSIEGADKMALFVEKVGCFLNLNELEFSDTNTDAMKAKGYTLRDDVSNAVIGSEEYATEIAQNCEMIHFCSSSYKDAVQLRNRLIRIAENTARPFDEISEDGTIYYGHIECVTSDELKIVNNELLQMEVPPEMMETAADGIDIAWWILEDVAESIRTPIRKLYILERYPLKDGLIVEKIPL, translated from the coding sequence ATGAGTAAACTTATCCCGGGAGAATCAGGTTCATTCTCTTCTTTTCTATCGGATGGATGCAAACTCTGCCAGCAAGGAGCAAAGATGGTGCTTTTCGTCACAGGAGTCTGCCCGAAAGATTGTTTTTATTGCCCTGTATCAGACGAGAGGCGTACTGACGATACTTATGCCAATGAAAGGAAGGTCCTTTCTGACCAGGATGTCCTTGAAGAAGCGAGACAGATGAATGCACTCGGGACAGGGATTACCGGAGGAGAGCCTCTTTTAAAAATGGATAGAGTTATCCATTATATTAAACTCCTGAAAAAAGAGTTCGGGGCTCAACACCATATACACATGTATACATCCATTGCTCCTGACAGGAAAACGCTAAATGAGCTATCTCAGGCAGGACTCGATGAGATAAGGTTCCATCCCCCTGTGGAGCTGTGGGGCAGAATGGATACTACCAGCTATGCAGATTCAATAAACTTTGCAAAGGAACTGGAAATGGAAGCAGGAATAGAGATACCTTCTATTGAAGGTGCTGATAAAATGGCACTTTTTGTAGAGAAGGTCGGGTGCTTCCTTAACCTTAATGAACTGGAGTTTTCCGACACAAATACTGATGCGATGAAAGCAAAAGGTTATACGCTGAGAGATGATGTATCAAATGCAGTTATCGGTTCTGAGGAATATGCAACTGAAATTGCCCAAAATTGTGAAATGATACACTTCTGTTCATCAAGTTACAAAGATGCGGTTCAGCTTCGAAACAGGCTTATACGTATTGCTGAGAACACCGCAAGGCCCTTTGATGAGATAAGTGAGGATGGCACTATATATTATGGACATATTGAATGTGTTACAAGTGATGAACTTAAAATTGTAAATAATGAACTATTGCAGATGGAAGTACCTCCTGAAATGATGGAAACCGCTGCAGATGGAATTGATATTGCCTGGTGGATACTGGAAGATGTTGCAGAATCGATCAGGACTCCGATAAGAAAATTGTACATTCTTGAAAGATATCCTCTTAAAGATGGACTAATTGTTGAGAAGATACCCTTGTAA
- a CDS encoding 4Fe-4S binding protein: MEEREGFIVSIGCRKCGRCENICPNGALYRINGFTNVDHEKCDLCMKCVKICPNKTLEYME; this comes from the coding sequence ATGGAAGAACGTGAAGGCTTTATTGTATCCATTGGATGCAGGAAATGTGGGAGGTGTGAGAACATTTGTCCCAATGGAGCACTTTACAGGATCAATGGTTTTACCAACGTGGATCACGAAAAGTGTGATCTCTGTATGAAATGCGTAAAAATATGTCCTAACAAGACACTGGAATATATGGAATGA
- a CDS encoding flavin reductase family protein, translating to MKKSIGAKSLAYPTPAWVVGSYDMFGNANAMTAAWGGICCSEPPCISVSMRKATYTYTNIMEKEAFTINIPSEKYVKETDYFGMASGKDVDKFEKMGLTAVKSDLVYAPYIEEFPIVLECKLVQSFELGLHTQFIGEIVDIKADESVLNEKGNPEIQKIKPIIYSPERNYYGVGKLLGKAFSIGMKE from the coding sequence ATGAAAAAATCGATCGGAGCAAAATCCTTAGCTTACCCGACACCTGCGTGGGTCGTTGGAAGCTATGACATGTTTGGAAATGCAAATGCAATGACTGCCGCCTGGGGAGGTATCTGCTGTTCAGAACCACCATGCATTAGCGTATCCATGCGCAAGGCCACTTACACTTATACCAACATAATGGAAAAGGAAGCTTTTACCATAAACATTCCCTCTGAGAAATACGTGAAGGAAACAGATTACTTTGGCATGGCAAGTGGAAAGGATGTTGACAAGTTCGAAAAGATGGGACTTACAGCTGTGAAAAGTGATCTTGTGTATGCACCCTACATAGAAGAATTCCCCATTGTCCTTGAATGTAAATTGGTACAGAGCTTTGAGCTGGGACTTCATACACAATTCATAGGGGAGATCGTAGATATAAAAGCAGATGAGTCTGTACTGAATGAAAAAGGAAATCCCGAAATTCAAAAAATAAAACCGATTATCTACTCACCTGAAAGGAATTACTACGGTGTTGGCAAGTTACTAGGCAAGGCATTTTCCATCGGAATGAAAGAATAA